The Streptomyces sp. NBC_00576 genome contains the following window.
CATGCGCTCGGTCGTCACCGTCCCCCTGAAGGTGGAGGGCCGTCTCACCGGCGCCCTGGGCGTCGCAGCCGAGTCCCCCGGCCGCTATACCAACGAAGAGGCCCTGCGCCTCCAATTCGCCGCCGACCGCATCGCGTTGGCGGTGGAGTCAGCCCGCCTGGGCGAACTGGAACGCCTGCGCCGCGGCTCGCTGAGTTTCCTGGTCGAGGCCTCCGACCTCCTCGCCGGCACACTCGACCGCGACCAGACCCTCGCGCTCATGGCCCAGATGACGGTCCCGACCCTGGCCACTTGGTGTGCGGTCTACACGATCGCCGACCAGGCCTCGGAGCCGTACCTCTCGTACGTCCTGCACGAGGACGAGGACCGCATCGACGGCCTCAAGGCCCTCCTGTCGAAGATCGCCCCACCGGACCCGGTCCCCACCCCCGGCGCCCGCGTCTGGTCGGCCCCTGCCACGGCAGCCCACCACGCGGCCCTGCGTACGTCCATGCGCAGCCTGGGCCTCAACGCGCCCACCACGGTCAGTTCGGGCATCGGCACAACTCTCGCCACGGCAGCGGCAGTCGGCGGCGAGACGGTCGTCCTCCCCCTCGTCGCCCGCAACCGCGTGATCGGCATGCTCACCCTCGGCAAGCCGACGGACGAACACTTCCGCCAGGAAATCCTGGAACTCGCCGAGGACCTGAGCCGCCGGGCCGCCCTGGCCCTGGACAACGCCCGCCTGTACTCGGAACGCACCGCCATCAGCCAGTCCCTCCAACGAAGCCTTCTTCCCCCGGAGTTGCCGGAGATCGACGGCGTGGAGGTGGAGGTCATCTACCGCGCGGCCGGCGAGGGCAACGAGGTCGGCGGCGACTTCTACGACCTCTTCCCCATCCGCGACGGCGCCTACGGCTTCGCCATCGGCGACGTGTGCGGTACGGGCCCGGAGGCCGCCGCGGTAACGGGCCTGGCTCGCCACGCCCTCCGCCTGCTGGCCAGGGAGGGCTTCGGCGGCCCCGCGGTCCTGGAGCGCCTCAACTCGGCGATCCTCGACGAGGGAGCCCGCAGCCGCTTCCTGACCCTCCTGTACGGCGAGTTGTGGCCGCAGGAGGACGGCAGCGCCGTCCTGAAGGTGGTCTGCGCCGGCCACCCCCTCCCGCTCCGCCTGCGCCAGGACGGCACTGTGGAACCGGCAGCGGAGCCCCAGCCCCTCCTGGGCGTCCTGGAGGACCTGGAGCTGTACGAGCAGACGATCACCCTCGAGCCAGGCGACGTCCTCCTCTGCGTCACCGACGGCGTCACGGAACGCCGCGAGGGCACCCGCATGCTGGGCGACGACGGCCTGATGGACGTCCTGACGACGTGTACGGGCCTGACGGCCGGCGCGGTGGCGGCCCGCATCATGCGCGCCGTCGAACGCTTCGCTTCCGACGCCCCCTCCGACGACATGGCCATCCTCGCGATGCGCGTGCCGGGCCTGCAGAAGGACTGATGGACTGACGACGGGCATGAAAAAAGGGCCCCGCCCAATTGGGCGGGGCCTTCTGCGTGGAGCCCCCCAACGGAATCGAACCGTTGACCTTCTCCTTACCATGGAGACGCTCTACCGACTGAGCTAGGGGGGCCAGCTACCTGTCGAGGTCTCCCTCGCGGCAACGAAATAGATCATACCCCGAACAGGCCCGTGTTCCCAACTACGCCCGCACAATGCCCGAACGATCAGAACGCGGGCTGCAACAGCCCCCCGAGTGAGTTGCACGCGGACACGATCCGCTGCATTTCCCGCTTGGTCAACGAGGCGTCCACCGGCAGCGCCAGCGTCTCGTCGACTGCCAGCTCGGTCTCGGGCAGCGAGACACAGCACCGGAACACGGGCATGCGATGCACCGGCGCCTTTACCGGCACCCGGCAGTCAATTCCTCTGGCCCGCAAGGCCCGAGCGAAGGCATCCCGATCGGGCCGCCCATTGCCGGGCACCCGCACCACGTACTGCTGGTAGGTGTGCCCGTCCCCGTCGTCGGGCGTACGCACACCGCGCAGCCTCAGATCGAGAAACGCCGCGCGCTGGCGCCGCTGAGCGATCTCGTCGTACGGCGCTTCGGACTCCCCGTGCTGCAACACAAGCAGCCCGTGCCGCTGCCCGACCTCGAGCAGCCGCCCCATGTCGGCCGGCCGCCCAAAGCGGTGTACGACAACCATGGCCGCGGTCCGCGGAGTCGTGGCCGCCTCGACAGCTGACGCGTCAAGGCAGTACGTCACCGGATCTATGTCGGCGAACACCGGCAGTCCACCGGCCATGATCACGGCCTCAGTGACTTCCACGTTCCCGAAGGCCGGCACTACGACCTCGTCACCGACTCCGACGCCGGCGGCCCTCAGCATTTCAGCAGTACCCATGCTCTGGATGTTGGGCGCGCGACGTGAACGTCAAGTGACGCACAACAAAAAAGGGTTGGACCCCGAACCGAAGTTCAGGGTCCAACCCTTTCAATATTTGTTCGGCGGTGTCCTACTCTCCCACAGGGTCCCCCCTGCAGTACCATCGGCGCTGTGAGGCTTAGCTTCCGGGTTCGGAATGTAACCGGGCGTTTCCCTCACGCTATGACCACCGAAACACGGTGAAACACATCAACCGCACCACACCCGTGACCTTGGGTGTGGGGTTGTTCGTGGTTTCAGAACCAACACAGTGGACGCGAGCAACTGAGGACAAGCCCTCGGCCTATTAGTACCAGTCACCTCCACCCGTTGCCGGGCTTCCAGATCTGGCCTATCAACCCAGTCGTCTACTGGGAGCCTTACCCCATCTAGTGGGTGGGAACACTCATCTCGAAGCAGGCTTCCCGCTTAGATGCTTTCAGCGGTTATCCCTCCCGAACGTAGCCAACCAGCCATGCCCTTGGCAGGACAACTGGCACACCAGAGGTTCGTCCGTCCCGGTCCTCTCGTACTAGGGACAGCCCTTCTCAATGTTCCTGCGCGCGCAGCGGATAGGGACCGAACTGTCTCACGACGTTCTAAACCCAGCTCGCGTACCGCTTTAATGGGCGAACAGCCCAACCCTTGGGACCGACTCCAGCCCCAGGATGCGACGAGCCGACATCGAGGTGCCAAACCATCCCGTCGATATGGACTCTTGGGGAAGATCAGCCTGTTATCCCCGGGGTACCTTTTATCCGTTGAGCGACGGCGCTTCCACAAGCCACCGCCGGATCACTAGTCCCGACTTTCGTCCCTGCTCGACCCGTCGGTCTCACAGTCAAGCTCCCTTGTGCACTTACACTCAACACCTGATTGCCAACCAGGCTGAGGGAACCTTTGGGCGCCTCCGTTACTCTTTAGGAGGCAACCGCCCCAGTTAAACTACCCATCAGACACTGTCCCTGATCCGGATCACGGACCCAGGTTAGACATCCAGCACGACCAGACTGGTATTTCAACGACGACTCCACAAACACTGGCGTGCCCGCTTCAAAGTCTCCCAGCTATCCTACACAAGCCGAACCGAACACCAATATCAAACTATAGTAAAGGTCCCGGGGTCTTTCCGTCCTGCTGCGCGAAACGAGCATCTTTACTCGTAGTGCAATTTCACCGGGCCTATGGTTGAGACAGTCGAGAAGTCGTTACGCCATTCGTGCAGGTCGGAACTTACCCGACAAGGAATTTCGCTACCTTAGGATGGTTATAGTTACCACCGCCGTTTACTGGCGCTTAAGTTCTCAGCTTCGCCACCCCGAAGAGTGACTAACCGGTCCCCTTAACGTTCCAGCACCGGGCAGGCGTCAGTCCGTATACATCGCCTTACGGCTTCGCACGGACCTGTGTTTTTAGTAAACAGTCGCTTCTCGCTGGTCTCTGCGGCCACCCCCAGCTCATGAAGTAAATTCAATCACCGGTGATGGCCCCCCTTCTCCCGAAGTTACGGGGGCATTTTGCCGAGTTCCTTAACCATAGTTCACCCGAACGCCTCGGTATTCTCTACCTGACCACCTGAGTCGGTTTAGGGTACGGGCCGCCATGAAACTCGCTAGAGGCTTTTCTCGACAGCATAGGATCATCCACTTCACCACAATCGGCTCGGCATCAGGTCTCAGACTCATGATGTGCGGATTTGCCTACACACCGTCCTACACCCTTACCCCGGGACAACCACCGCCCGGGATGGACTACCTTCCTGCGTCACCCCATCACTCACCTACTGCAGGTCTGGTCCGCCGGCTCCACCACTCCCCTTGCCCGAAGGCTCCGGGGCGGCTTCACGGACTTAGCATCGCCTGGTTCAATGTTTGACGCTTCACAGCGGGTACCGGAATATCAACCGGTTATCCATCGACTACGCCTGTCGGCCTCGCCTTAGGTCCCGACTTACCCTGGGCAGATCAGCTTGACCCAGGAACCCTTAGTCAATCGGCGCACACGTTTCCCACGTGTGTATCGCTACTCATGCCTGCATTCTCACTCGTGAACCGTCCACCACTAGCTTCCGCTGCAGCTTCACCCGGCACACGACGCTCCCCTACCCATCCCAACGGGCGTTGGCCCTATTGCTGGAATGACACGACTTCGGCGGTACGCTTGAGCCCCGCTACATTGTCGGCGCGGAATCACTAGACCAGTGAGCTATTACGCACTCTTTCAAGGGTGGCTGCTTCTAAGCCAACCTCCTGGTTGTCTGTGCGACTCCACATCCTTTCCCACTTAGCGTACGCTTAGGGGCCTTAGTCGATGCTCTGGGCTGTTTCCCTCTCGACCATGGAGCTTATCCCCCACAGTCTCACTGCCGTGCTCTCACTTACCGGCATTCGGAGTTTGGCTAAGGTCAGTAACCCGGTAGGGCCCATCGCCTATCCAGTGCTCTACCTCCGGCAAGAAACACACGACGCTGCACCTAAATGCATTTCGGGGAGAACCAGCTATCACGGAGTTTGATTGGCCTTTCACCCCTAACCACAGGTCATCCCCCAGGTTTTCAACCCTGGTGGGTTCGGTCCTCCACGAAGTCTTACCTCCGCTTCAACCTGCCCATGGCTAGATCACTCCGCTTCGGGTCTTGAGCGCGCTACTAAAACGCCCTATTCGGACTCGCTTTCGCTACGGCTTCCCCACACGGGTTAACCTCGCAACACACCGCAAACTCGCAGGCTCATTCTTCAAAAGGCACGCAGTCACGACGCACCGAGTAAACTCGGCGCGCGACGCTCCCACGGCTTGTAGGCACACGGTTTCAGGTACTATTTCACTCCGCTCCCGCGGTACTTTTCACCATTCCCTCACGGTACTATCCGCTATCGGTCACCAGGGAATATTTAGGCTTAACGGGTGGTCCCGCCAGATTCACACGGGATTTCTCGGGCCCCGTGCTACTTGGGTGTCTCTCAAACGAGCCGTTAATGTTTCGACTACGGGGGTCTTACCCTCTACGCCGGACCTTTCGCATGTCCTTCGCCTACATCAACGGTTTCTGACTCGTCTCACGGCCGGCAGACCGTGAAAGAGAGATCCCACAACCCCGCACACGCAACCCCTGCCGGGTCTCACACGTATACGGTTTGGCCTCATCCGGTTTCGCTCGCCACTACTCCCGGAATCACGGTTGTTTTCTCTTCCTGCGGGTACTGAGATGTTTCACTTCCCCGCGTTCCCTCCACACACCCTATGTGTTCAGATGTGGGTGACAGCCCATGACGACTGCCGGGTTTCCCCATTCGGAAACCCCCGGATCAAAGCCTGGTTGACGACTCCCCGGGGACTATCGTGGCCTCCCACGTCCTTCATCGGTTCCTGGTGCCAAGGCATCCACCGTGCGCCCTTAAAAACTTGGCCACAGATGCTCGCGTCCACTGTGCAGTTCTCAAACAACGACCAACCACCCACCACCCCACCCACAAAAGGGGCGAGTTCACTGGGGTCGGCACTGAAGGCAGCCGTTACCGGCCGTACCCTCAGACACCCAACAGCGTGCCCGACCCGTCCCCGCCCGGAGATCATGCTTTCCACGCCCTCTTGCGAGAGCAGTACTTGCAGCCTCCGACCCGTGAAACCGGCCGAATAATCAACGTTCCACCCATGAGCAACCAGCATCAGACATTCGCCGATGTACTGGCCTCTGACCAGGTTCCCGAAGGCTCCTGGTAAGAAATGCTCCTTAGAAAGGAGGTGATCCAGCCGCACCTTCCGGTACGGCTACCTTGTTACGACTTCGTCCCAATCGCCAGTCCCACCTTCGACAGCTCCCTCCCCGTGAGGGGTTGGGCCACCGGCTTCGGGTGTTACCGACTTTCGTGACGTGACGGGCGGTGTGTACAAGGCCCGGGAACGTATTCACCGCAGCAATGCTGATCTGCGATTACTAGCAACTCCGACTTCATGGGGTCGAGTTGCAGACCCCAATCCGAACTGAGACCGGCTTTTTGAGATTCGCTCCGCCTCACGGCATCGCAGCTCATTGTACCGGCCATTGTAGCACGTGTGCAGCCCAAGACATAAGGGGCATGATGACTTGACGTCGTCCCCACCTTCCTCCGAGTTGACCCCGGCAGTCTCCTGTGAGTCCCCATCACCCCGAAAGGCATGCTGGCAACACAGAACAAGGGTTGCGCTCGTTGCGGGACTTAACCCAACATCTCACGACACGAGCTGACGACAGCCATGCACCACCTGTACACCGACCACAAGGGGGCGCCTGTCTCCAGACGTTTCCGGTGTATGTCAAGCCTTGGTAAGGTTCTTCGCGTTGCGTCGAATTAAGCCACATGCTCCGCTGCTTGTGCGGGCCCCCGTCAATTCCTTTGAGTTTTAGCCTTGCGGCCGTACTCCCCAGGCGGGGAACTTAATGCGTTAGCTGCGGCACCGACGACGTGGAATGTCGCCAACACCTAGTTCCCACCGTTTACGGCGTGGACTACCAGGGTATCTAATCCTGTTCGCTCCCCACGCTTTCGCTCCTCAGCGTCAGTAATGGCCCAGAGATCCGCCTTCGCCACCGGTGTTCCTCCTGATATCTGCGCATTTCACCGCTACACCAGGAATTCCGATCTCCCCTACCACACTCTAGTCTGCCCGTATCGAATGCAGACCCGGGGTTAAGCCCCGGGCTTTCACATCCGACGCGACAGACCGCCTACGAGCTCTTTACGCCCAATAATTCCGGACAACGCTTGCGCCCTACGTATTACCGCGGCTGCTGGCACGTAGTTAGCCGGCGCTTCTTCTGCAGGTACCGTCACTTTCGCTTCTTCCCTGCTGAAAGAGGTTTACAACCCGAAGGCCGTCATCCCTCACGCGGCGTCGCTGCATCAGGCTTTCGCCCATTGTGCAATATTCCCCACTGCTGCCTCCCGTAGGAGTCTGGGCCGTGTCTCAGTCCCAGTGTGGCCGGTCGCCCTCTCAGGCCGGCTACCCGTCGTCGCCTTGGTGAGCCACTACCTCACCAACAAGCTGATAGGCCGCGGGCTCATCCTGCACCGCCGGAGCTTTGAACCCACCCCCATGCGAGGGAAGGTATTATCCGGTATTAGACCCCGTTTCCAGGGCTTGTCCCAGAGTGCAGGGCAGATTGCCCACGTGTTACTCACCCGTTCGCCACTAATCCACCCCGAAAGGCTTCATCGTTCGACTTGCATGTGTTAAGCACGCCGCCAGCGTTCGTCCTGAGCCAGGATCAAACTCTCCGTGAATGTCAACCCGTAATCGGGTCACACCACGAGAGCGGAACAGTCAAGCGGAATAAGCCCGACCGTTCACAGCGTCCTCGCTGTGTTTACTACTCCAAAGGAACCTCGCCCTCCCGAACGGGAGAGACGGGGTATCAACATATCTGGCGTTGATTTTTGGCACGCTGTTGAGTTCTCAAGGAACGGACGCTTCCTTCGTACTCACCCGAGAGACTCTCTCAGGCTTTCCTCCGGGCAGTTTCCCTTCGGTCTTGCTGTCTTGCGTTTCCGACTCTATCAGACCGTTTCCCGATCCGATTTCCTCGGTGCTTTCCAGGTTTCCGCTTTCGCGTTTCCCTTTCCGGCGACTCCGACTTTATCAGAAGTTCTGAGTCGGAATTTCCGTCCCGCTCGGGTTGGTCCCTGGCACGCAGTTGAGCCGGGTTCCCTCGCTGGCGGAGCCGTAAACGTACTGGAGCGGGGCTCCTCGATGCAAATCGAGGAGCCCCGCTCCAGGTTCACGCCTACGAGGGGCCTCTGAGGCGCCCTCTTGTAGCTGTCAGACCTCCACGACGACCGGGAGGATCATCGGGCGCCGGCGGTAGGTGTCCGACACCCATTTGCCCAGCGTGCGGCGGATGAGCTGCTGCATCTGGTGGGGCTCCACCACCCCGTCCTGGGCCGAGCGCTCCAGCACCTCGGCAATCCTCGGGACGACGTCGGTGAAGGCGGAGTCGTCGATGCCCGAGCCACGGGCCTGGATGTGCGGACCGCCCGTGATCTTGCCCGTGGACGAGTCCATCACCACGAATACCGAGATGATGCCCTCGTCACCCAGGATCCTGCGGTCCTTCAGGGCGGGTTCGCCCACATCCCCGACCGAGAGGCCGTCGACGTACACGTACCCGGCCTGGACCTTGCCGGAGATCTTTGCCTTGCCCTCGATGAGGTCGACGACCACACCGTCCTCGGCGATGACGATCCGGTCGTGCGGAACGCCGGTCATGGCACCCAGCTCGGCGTTGGCCCGCAGGTGGCGCCATTCTCCGTGGACCGGCATCAGGTTGCGCGGCTTGCAGATGTTGTAGAAGTACAGGAGCTCGCCGGCCGAGGCATGGCCGGAGACGTGCACCTTGGCGTTGCCCTTGTGAACGACGTGCGCGCCCCAGCGGGTCAGACCGTTGATCACGCGGTACACCGCGTTCTCGTTGCCAGGGATGAGGGACGAGGCCAGGATCACGGTGTCGCCCTGGACGATACGGATCTGGTGGTCCCTGTTCGCCATGCGGGACAGCGCCGCCATCGGTTCGCCCTGTGAGCCCGTGCAGACCAGCACGATCTGGTGGTCCGGGAGGTCGTCGAGGGTC
Protein-coding sequences here:
- a CDS encoding SpoIIE family protein phosphatase gives rise to the protein MTTGLHPGEAPQDPRATGNPPLPRQERIGPGTPHADNRTRSSVITARAAASFDPVGRSVATARSFVRDTLQGWGFADIVDDAVVLTSELVTNAVIHAGTSADVLCLRSDDGVRIEVADRYPEREIPLQGSPVNMGSPDREGGRGLQLCAALAGRWGVEYTPTQKQVWFQLDLPERAVGTRSAGPSLPAALLPLADGRVRVAVIQIDRAGSIAAWNEDADELFGYTPESVIGKPLTDLAAWPHTPGTSTGVAEALQLSRWEGSYGIRGANGRVTPVYASHLRVRDTDGEPSTVCLLVRDHERAVLQTPLRGSSSDTSSSSEGPNTDPFEVFIGSPAPDDLDGLLQRTVERARDMLDADSAFLLLATDDETELEVRASTGLPSARQRFARVPVEAGPGRYGSARMPAVHDDLLAVPGAVPLLSGTGMRSVVTVPLKVEGRLTGALGVAAESPGRYTNEEALRLQFAADRIALAVESARLGELERLRRGSLSFLVEASDLLAGTLDRDQTLALMAQMTVPTLATWCAVYTIADQASEPYLSYVLHEDEDRIDGLKALLSKIAPPDPVPTPGARVWSAPATAAHHAALRTSMRSLGLNAPTTVSSGIGTTLATAAAVGGETVVLPLVARNRVIGMLTLGKPTDEHFRQEILELAEDLSRRAALALDNARLYSERTAISQSLQRSLLPPELPEIDGVEVEVIYRAAGEGNEVGGDFYDLFPIRDGAYGFAIGDVCGTGPEAAAVTGLARHALRLLAREGFGGPAVLERLNSAILDEGARSRFLTLLYGELWPQEDGSAVLKVVCAGHPLPLRLRQDGTVEPAAEPQPLLGVLEDLELYEQTITLEPGDVLLCVTDGVTERREGTRMLGDDGLMDVLTTCTGLTAGAVAARIMRAVERFASDAPSDDMAILAMRVPGLQKD
- a CDS encoding DegT/DnrJ/EryC1/StrS family aminotransferase, giving the protein MLRAAGVGVGDEVVVPAFGNVEVTEAVIMAGGLPVFADIDPVTYCLDASAVEAATTPRTAAMVVVHRFGRPADMGRLLEVGQRHGLLVLQHGESEAPYDEIAQRRQRAAFLDLRLRGVRTPDDGDGHTYQQYVVRVPGNGRPDRDAFARALRARGIDCRVPVKAPVHRMPVFRCCVSLPETELAVDETLALPVDASLTKREMQRIVSACNSLGGLLQPAF